One Streptomyces sp. B21-105 genomic region harbors:
- a CDS encoding dihydrodipicolinate synthase family protein, which yields MTLQLPDANGGLRTYEPRTEPLALTTGAPFTSRTVYSAAHVVADPFADVSPDSPAAVDWDATLAFRRHLWSHGLGVAEAMDTAQRGMGLDWAGAAELIRRSAAEAKAVGGRIACGVGTDQLTAGGTLAEVRAAYEEQLALVEASGARSILMASRALAAAATGPEDYLDVYGHLLRQSAEPVILHWLGPMFDPALDGYWGSSDLDAATDTFLEVIAVHPDKVEGIKVSLLDAGREIDIRRRLPQGVRCYTGDDFNYPELIAGDEQGFSHALLGIFDPLGPLAAEAVRVLDTGNVTGFRSLLDPTVELSRHLFQTPTRFYKTGVVFLAWLAGHQSHFTMVGGLQSARSLPHFARAYELADGLGLFPDPKLAEERMKNVLALYGVTQ from the coding sequence GTGACCCTCCAGCTGCCCGACGCGAACGGCGGCCTGCGGACCTACGAACCCCGCACCGAGCCGCTCGCCCTCACCACCGGCGCGCCCTTCACCTCCCGCACGGTGTACTCGGCGGCGCACGTCGTCGCCGACCCGTTCGCGGACGTGTCGCCGGACTCGCCCGCCGCCGTCGACTGGGACGCCACCCTCGCCTTCCGCCGCCACCTGTGGTCGCACGGGCTCGGCGTCGCCGAGGCGATGGACACCGCCCAGCGCGGCATGGGCCTGGACTGGGCGGGCGCGGCCGAGCTGATCCGCCGCTCCGCCGCCGAGGCCAAGGCCGTCGGCGGCCGCATCGCCTGCGGCGTCGGCACCGACCAGCTCACCGCCGGCGGGACGCTCGCCGAGGTCCGCGCGGCCTACGAGGAGCAGCTCGCCCTCGTCGAGGCCTCCGGCGCACGCTCCATCCTGATGGCGTCGCGCGCCCTGGCCGCGGCGGCGACCGGCCCCGAGGACTACCTGGACGTCTACGGCCACCTGCTGCGCCAGTCCGCCGAGCCGGTGATCCTGCACTGGCTGGGCCCGATGTTCGATCCGGCGCTGGACGGTTACTGGGGCTCGTCCGACCTGGACGCGGCCACGGACACCTTCCTCGAGGTCATCGCCGTCCACCCCGACAAGGTCGAGGGCATCAAGGTCTCGCTGCTGGACGCCGGGCGCGAGATCGACATCCGGCGCCGGCTGCCGCAGGGCGTGCGCTGCTACACCGGCGACGACTTCAACTACCCGGAGCTGATCGCGGGCGACGAGCAGGGCTTCAGCCACGCCCTCCTCGGCATCTTCGACCCGCTGGGCCCGCTGGCGGCGGAGGCGGTCCGCGTCCTCGACACGGGGAACGTAACGGGTTTCCGCTCGTTGCTGGATCCGACGGTCGAGCTCTCCCGCCACCTCTTCCAGACGCCCACCCGTTTCTACAAGACGGGCGTGGTGTTTCTGGCCTGGCTGGCAGGCCACCAGTCGCACTTCACGATGGTCGGCGGACTGCAGTCGGCCCGCTCCCTCCCGCACTTCGCCCGCGCCTACGAACTCGCCGACGGCCTCGGCCTGTTCCCGGATCCGAAGCTGGCCGAGGAGCGGATGAAGAACGTGCTCGCCCTGTACGGAGTGACCCAGTGA
- a CDS encoding Gfo/Idh/MocA family protein: MTRKTVRIAMNGVTGRMGYRQHLVRSILALREQGGLDLGDGTVLWPEPVLLGRREHALKALAEQHGLDPRNVSTDLDAVLADPTVEIYFDAQVTSAREEAIRKAVAAGKHIYTEKPTATGLDGALELARLATAAGVKHGVVQDKLFLPGLLKLKRLIDGGFFGRILSVRGEFGYWVFEGDWQAAQRPSWNYRAEDGGGIVVDMFPHWEYVLHELFGRVKSVQALTATHIPQRWDEQDKPYDATADDAAYGVFELEGGAIAQINSSWTVRVNRDELVEFQVDGTEGSAVAGLRNCRVQHRSATPKPVWNPDIPATEVFRDQWQEVPDNGEFDNGFKAQWELFLKHVYADAPYHWDLLAGARGVQLAELGLKSSAEGRRLEVPEVTL, translated from the coding sequence GTGACACGCAAGACGGTGCGTATCGCCATGAACGGCGTGACCGGGCGCATGGGTTACCGCCAGCACCTGGTCCGCTCCATCCTCGCCCTCCGCGAACAGGGCGGCCTCGACCTCGGCGACGGCACCGTGCTGTGGCCGGAACCGGTCCTTCTCGGTCGTCGGGAGCATGCCCTGAAGGCGCTCGCGGAACAGCACGGACTGGACCCGCGGAACGTCTCCACCGACCTCGACGCGGTCCTCGCCGACCCGACCGTCGAGATCTACTTCGACGCCCAGGTCACCTCCGCCCGCGAGGAGGCGATCCGCAAGGCCGTCGCCGCCGGCAAGCACATCTACACCGAGAAGCCCACCGCCACCGGCCTCGACGGCGCCCTGGAGCTGGCCCGGCTGGCCACCGCCGCGGGCGTCAAGCACGGCGTCGTCCAGGACAAGCTGTTCCTGCCGGGCCTGCTCAAGCTCAAGCGCCTCATCGACGGCGGCTTCTTCGGCCGGATCCTCTCCGTGCGCGGCGAGTTCGGCTACTGGGTCTTCGAGGGCGACTGGCAGGCCGCCCAGCGCCCGTCCTGGAACTACCGCGCGGAGGACGGCGGCGGCATCGTCGTCGACATGTTCCCGCACTGGGAGTACGTCCTGCACGAGCTGTTCGGCCGGGTGAAGTCCGTCCAGGCGCTCACCGCCACCCACATCCCGCAGCGCTGGGACGAGCAGGACAAGCCCTACGACGCCACCGCCGACGACGCCGCCTACGGCGTCTTCGAGCTCGAGGGCGGGGCCATCGCGCAGATCAACTCCTCCTGGACCGTCCGCGTCAACCGCGACGAGCTCGTCGAGTTCCAGGTCGACGGCACCGAGGGCTCGGCCGTCGCCGGACTGCGCAACTGCCGCGTCCAGCACCGCTCCGCGACCCCCAAGCCGGTCTGGAACCCCGACATCCCCGCCACCGAGGTCTTCCGCGACCAGTGGCAGGAGGTGCCCGACAACGGCGAGTTCGACAACGGCTTCAAGGCCCAGTGGGAGCTGTTCCTCAAGCACGTCTACGCCGACGCTCCCTACCACTGGGACCTGCTGGCCGGCGCCCGAGGCGTCCAGCTCGCCGAGCTCGGCCTGAAGTCCTCCGCCGAGGGCCGCCGCCTCGAGGTCCCGGAGGTCACGCTGTGA
- a CDS encoding LacI family DNA-binding transcriptional regulator, producing MPSCSRGRTTGVPGRKVCSTRPEPRSPWCGPPGRMRMTTYDEMRDRRTDEMTVTLADVAARAQVSPATVSRVLNGNYPVAASTRERVLRAVDELDYVLNGPASALAAATSDLVGILVNDIADPFFGIMASAIQSEIGGPGGRAGGERLAVVCNTGGSPERELTYLTLLQRQRAAAVVLTGGAMENEPHAAAVAAKLRKLGEAGTRVVLCGRPPAPDTAAIALTFDNRGGGRELTEHLLGLGHRRLGYIAGPEERTTTRHRLEGHRAALAAAGIEEDPRWTVHGPYDRRAGYEATLELLRRDPSLTAVVAANDSVALGACAALRDSGLRIPDDVSVAGFDDLPFSVDAVPSLTTVRLPLAEAGARAGRIAMGREEPPPGGIAVVRGELMVRGSTGVPRD from the coding sequence ATCCCGAGTTGTTCGAGGGGGCGAACAACAGGGGTCCCGGGCCGTAAGGTCTGCTCGACACGCCCGGAACCGCGCTCACCATGGTGCGGTCCACCAGGGCGGATGCGGATGACGACGTACGACGAGATGCGTGACCGGAGGACTGACGAGATGACGGTGACCCTGGCGGACGTGGCGGCCCGCGCGCAGGTCTCGCCCGCGACGGTGTCGCGCGTGCTGAACGGAAACTACCCCGTAGCCGCTTCCACGCGGGAACGGGTGCTGCGGGCGGTCGACGAGCTGGACTACGTGCTGAACGGACCGGCGAGCGCGCTGGCGGCGGCGACCTCCGACCTCGTGGGCATCCTGGTGAACGACATCGCGGACCCCTTCTTCGGGATCATGGCGAGCGCGATCCAGTCGGAGATCGGGGGGCCGGGCGGCCGGGCCGGAGGCGAACGGCTCGCGGTGGTCTGCAACACCGGGGGCTCGCCCGAGCGGGAGCTGACCTATCTGACGCTGCTTCAGCGGCAGCGGGCCGCGGCCGTCGTGCTGACCGGCGGGGCCATGGAGAACGAGCCGCACGCGGCCGCCGTCGCGGCCAAGCTGCGCAAGCTGGGCGAGGCGGGCACCCGCGTGGTGCTGTGCGGGCGTCCGCCGGCCCCGGACACCGCGGCGATCGCGCTGACCTTCGACAACCGCGGAGGCGGGCGGGAACTGACCGAGCACCTCCTCGGCCTCGGACACCGCCGGCTCGGCTACATCGCCGGACCCGAGGAGCGCACCACCACCCGGCACCGGCTGGAGGGCCACCGGGCGGCGCTGGCCGCGGCCGGCATCGAGGAGGACCCGCGCTGGACCGTGCACGGGCCCTACGACCGGCGGGCGGGCTACGAGGCGACGCTGGAGCTGCTGCGCCGGGACCCGTCCCTGACGGCGGTGGTGGCGGCCAACGACTCCGTCGCCCTCGGTGCCTGCGCCGCCCTGCGCGACTCGGGCCTGCGCATCCCTGACGACGTCTCGGTGGCCGGCTTCGACGACCTGCCCTTCAGCGTCGACGCGGTGCCCTCCCTGACGACCGTACGGCTGCCGCTGGCCGAGGCGGGAGCTCGGGCGGGCCGCATCGCGATGGGCCGCGAGGAGCCCCCGCCGGGCGGAATCGCCGTGGTGCGGGGCGAGTTGATGGTGCGGGGGTCCACGGGGGTGCCGCGAGACTGA
- a CDS encoding sugar phosphate isomerase/epimerase family protein, whose amino-acid sequence MKFAFSTLGVPGLPLPQVLRLAVAHGYHGVELRAHPEEPVHPGLSPNERTEAAAAFKAAGVEVLGLAGYARVAAPGSDEPVIEEIRALAGLARDLGAPFVRVFPGGADGQSPDEADAVAARRLAVAAEFAADLGVRVLLETHDSHRTGADATRVLGLVGHRQVGALWDVMHTWLGGEQPQETYAALAPYLGYVQVKDIASADDTTPLALGAGVLPLAECVEVLARHEWDGWLCWEYEKRWYEAAQPLEGLLDAGRAHLGQLLNDSA is encoded by the coding sequence ATGAAGTTCGCCTTCTCCACTCTCGGTGTTCCCGGTCTGCCCCTTCCCCAGGTGCTGCGGCTCGCGGTCGCGCACGGCTATCACGGCGTGGAGTTGCGCGCCCATCCCGAGGAGCCGGTCCATCCGGGTCTGAGTCCCAACGAACGGACCGAAGCCGCCGCCGCGTTCAAGGCGGCCGGCGTCGAGGTGCTGGGGCTCGCCGGGTACGCGCGCGTCGCAGCGCCGGGCAGCGACGAGCCCGTCATCGAGGAGATCCGCGCCCTCGCCGGTCTCGCCCGCGATCTCGGGGCGCCCTTCGTCCGCGTCTTCCCCGGCGGCGCGGACGGGCAGTCCCCCGACGAGGCCGACGCCGTCGCCGCCCGGCGGCTCGCCGTCGCCGCCGAGTTCGCCGCCGACCTCGGCGTACGCGTCCTGCTGGAGACCCACGACTCCCATCGCACCGGCGCGGACGCCACCCGCGTCCTCGGCCTCGTCGGGCACCGGCAGGTCGGCGCGCTGTGGGACGTGATGCACACCTGGCTGGGCGGCGAGCAGCCGCAGGAGACGTACGCGGCGCTCGCCCCGTACCTCGGCTATGTGCAGGTCAAGGACATCGCGTCGGCCGACGACACCACGCCGCTGGCGCTCGGCGCCGGAGTGCTGCCGCTCGCCGAGTGCGTGGAGGTGCTGGCGCGCCACGAGTGGGACGGGTGGCTGTGCTGGGAGTACGAGAAGCGCTGGTACGAGGCCGCCCAGCCGCTGGAGGGCCTCCTGGACGCCGGACGCGCACACCTGGGACAGCTGTTGAACGACTCGGCGTGA
- a CDS encoding GNAT family N-acetyltransferase produces the protein MTATLEGPVLEGALVRLEPLEHRHAAGLAAAAEENRKTYAFTWVPRADEMGDYVDAQLARAATGRLAPYAQISLASGRVVGATAYLEPRSWRTDEQLDAVEVGYTWLAGSAQGTGVNAEAKLLLFRHAFEQWGVSRVDLKTDARNSRSRAAIASVGARFEGVLRNWSRSWAPGEDGLLRDSAMFAVTADEWQDCERRLAQRVARFLPTAG, from the coding sequence GTGACCGCGACACTGGAGGGACCGGTTCTCGAGGGCGCGCTGGTGCGTCTGGAGCCGCTGGAACACCGGCACGCGGCCGGACTTGCGGCGGCGGCCGAGGAGAACCGGAAAACGTACGCCTTCACCTGGGTCCCGCGCGCGGACGAGATGGGCGACTACGTCGACGCCCAGCTCGCCCGCGCGGCGACCGGCCGGCTCGCGCCCTACGCGCAGATATCCCTCGCCTCCGGCCGAGTGGTCGGCGCGACCGCGTACCTGGAGCCGCGTTCCTGGCGGACCGACGAGCAACTCGACGCCGTGGAAGTCGGTTACACCTGGCTGGCCGGCTCCGCCCAGGGCACGGGCGTCAACGCCGAGGCCAAACTGCTCCTCTTCCGACACGCCTTCGAACAGTGGGGCGTCTCCCGGGTGGACCTGAAGACGGACGCCCGCAACAGCCGCTCCCGCGCCGCCATCGCGAGCGTCGGCGCCCGCTTCGAGGGCGTCCTGCGCAACTGGTCCCGCTCCTGGGCGCCGGGCGAGGACGGCCTCCTGCGCGACTCCGCGATGTTCGCCGTCACGGCCGACGAATGGCAGGACTGCGAGCGGCGGCTGGCGCAGCGGGTGGCGCGGTTCCTGCCGACGGCAGGGTGA
- the aroA gene encoding 3-phosphoshikimate 1-carboxyvinyltransferase: protein MVLVDIPGSKSITARALFLAAAADGVTTLQRPLRSDDTEGFAEGLTRLGYRVGRTPDAWQIDGRPQGPALAEADVFCRDGATTARFLPALAAAGHGVYRFDASPQMRRRPLLPLTRALRDLGVDLRHEEAEGHHPLTVRAAGVEGGEVVLDAGQSSQYLTALLLLGPLTRTGLRVTVTDLVSVPYVEITIAMMRAFGVEVGREGNTYVVPPGGYRATNYAIEPDASTASYFFAAAALTGGEVSVPGLGAGALQGDLGFVEVLRRMGARVDVGADRTTVAGTGELRGVTVNMRDISDTMPTLAALAPFATGPVRIEDVANTRVKECDRLEACAENLRRLGVEVATGPDWIEIRPDTDGPRAGGAPTGADIKTYGDHRIVMSFAVTGLRVPGISFDDPGCVRKTFPGFHEAFGELAKALRKDADG, encoded by the coding sequence ATGGTCCTCGTCGACATCCCCGGTTCCAAGTCCATCACCGCCCGCGCCCTGTTCCTGGCGGCGGCCGCCGACGGCGTCACCACCCTCCAGCGCCCGCTCCGCTCCGACGACACCGAGGGGTTCGCCGAGGGCCTGACGCGGCTCGGCTACCGCGTCGGCCGGACGCCCGACGCCTGGCAGATCGACGGCCGGCCGCAGGGTCCGGCGCTCGCCGAGGCCGACGTCTTCTGCCGGGACGGCGCGACCACGGCCCGCTTCCTGCCCGCCCTCGCCGCCGCCGGCCACGGCGTCTACCGCTTCGACGCCTCCCCGCAGATGCGCCGCCGCCCGCTCCTCCCGCTCACCCGCGCCCTGCGCGACCTGGGCGTGGACCTGCGGCACGAGGAGGCGGAGGGCCACCACCCGCTGACCGTGCGGGCGGCCGGCGTCGAGGGCGGCGAAGTCGTGCTGGACGCCGGCCAGTCCTCCCAGTACCTCACCGCGCTCCTCCTGCTCGGCCCGCTGACCCGCACCGGCCTGCGCGTCACCGTCACCGACCTGGTCTCGGTCCCGTACGTCGAGATCACGATCGCGATGATGCGGGCCTTCGGCGTGGAGGTCGGACGGGAGGGGAACACGTACGTCGTCCCGCCCGGCGGCTACCGCGCGACGAACTACGCGATCGAGCCGGACGCCTCCACCGCGAGCTACTTCTTCGCGGCGGCCGCGCTGACCGGCGGCGAGGTGAGCGTGCCGGGCCTCGGCGCTGGCGCGCTCCAGGGCGACCTCGGGTTCGTTGAGGTGCTGCGGCGGATGGGCGCCCGCGTCGACGTCGGCGCGGACCGCACCACCGTGGCCGGGACCGGCGAACTGCGGGGCGTCACCGTCAACATGCGGGACATCTCCGACACCATGCCGACCCTCGCCGCGCTCGCCCCCTTCGCCACCGGCCCGGTGCGCATCGAGGACGTGGCGAACACCCGCGTGAAGGAGTGCGACCGGCTGGAGGCCTGCGCGGAGAACCTGCGGCGGCTCGGCGTCGAGGTGGCCACCGGCCCCGACTGGATCGAGATCCGCCCCGACACGGACGGCCCCCGCGCGGGCGGCGCTCCCACGGGCGCCGACATCAAGACCTACGGCGACCACCGCATCGTCATGTCCTTCGCCGTGACCGGGCTGCGCGTCCCCGGAATCTCGTTCGACGACCCGGGCTGCGTCCGCAAGACTTTCCCCGGCTTCCACGAGGCGTTCGGGGAGCTGGCGAAGGCACTGCGGAAGGACGCCGACGGGTGA
- a CDS encoding glycoside hydrolase family 3 protein, translating to MPSRRTVLAATAGVTAALAVGGPAHADERRPRALLSRMTVEEKVGQVFVSRVHGHSATAPDAADADANLADFGVRTGAELLARYRLGGVIYFAWAHNTRAPRQIADLSDGLQRASLRQPRGLPVLISTDQEHGVVCRVGRPATLFPGAMAIGAGGSRDDARTLGRIAGRELRAMGVRQNYSPVADVNVDPANPVIGVRSFGTDPDAVAALVAAEIEGYRAAGVAATAKHFPGHGDTAVDSHTGFPVITHTRQEWGALDAAPFRAAVAAGVDSVMTAHIVVPSLDASGDPATLSRPVVTGLLREELGYDGVVVTDALDMAGVRTKYGDDRVPVLALKAGVDQLLNPPRLDVAWNAVLRAVRDGELTVRRLDEAVLRILRLKERLGLFDDPYTAPDAVARTVGAPEHLTAADLLAERTTTLIVNEGDEGDEGRTGGVLPLSPRTHPSLLVVGADPASPTGTTGPPTGVLAAALAAQGFRTTTLPTGTDPSAETIAQAVAAADGVAAVVVATYNVTADSAQKTLVERLSATGRPVIAVAVRNPYDVAHLPSVTACLATYCWTDVELRAAARVITGTVRPQGKLPAPVQRADDPARVLYPIGHGLT from the coding sequence ATGCCCTCCCGACGCACCGTTCTCGCCGCCACCGCCGGCGTCACCGCCGCACTCGCCGTCGGCGGCCCCGCGCACGCGGACGAGCGCCGGCCGCGCGCCCTCCTCTCCCGTATGACGGTGGAGGAGAAGGTCGGCCAGGTCTTCGTCTCGCGGGTGCACGGCCACTCGGCGACCGCACCCGACGCGGCCGACGCCGACGCCAACCTCGCCGACTTCGGCGTCCGCACCGGGGCCGAGCTGCTCGCCCGCTACCGGCTCGGCGGCGTCATCTACTTCGCGTGGGCGCACAACACCCGTGCCCCGCGGCAGATCGCGGACCTCTCCGACGGGCTCCAGCGGGCCTCGCTGCGGCAGCCGCGCGGTCTGCCGGTGCTGATCTCCACCGACCAGGAGCACGGCGTGGTCTGCCGGGTGGGCCGGCCGGCCACGCTGTTCCCCGGCGCGATGGCGATCGGCGCGGGCGGCTCCCGCGACGACGCCCGCACCCTCGGCCGGATCGCGGGACGCGAACTGCGGGCGATGGGCGTCCGGCAGAACTACTCCCCCGTCGCCGACGTCAACGTCGACCCGGCCAACCCGGTGATCGGCGTCCGCTCCTTCGGCACCGACCCGGACGCGGTGGCCGCGCTGGTCGCGGCGGAGATCGAGGGCTACCGGGCAGCGGGGGTGGCGGCGACCGCCAAGCACTTCCCCGGGCACGGGGACACCGCCGTGGACAGCCACACCGGCTTCCCCGTCATCACCCACACCCGGCAGGAGTGGGGGGCGCTGGACGCGGCGCCGTTCCGGGCGGCGGTCGCGGCCGGCGTCGACTCCGTGATGACCGCGCACATCGTGGTGCCCTCGCTGGACGCCTCCGGCGACCCGGCCACCCTGTCCCGGCCCGTCGTCACCGGGCTGCTGCGCGAGGAGCTGGGCTACGACGGCGTCGTGGTCACCGACGCCCTGGACATGGCGGGCGTGCGCACGAAGTACGGCGACGACCGGGTGCCGGTGCTCGCCCTCAAGGCGGGCGTCGACCAGCTGCTCAACCCGCCCAGGCTGGACGTCGCCTGGAACGCCGTCCTTAGGGCCGTCCGGGACGGGGAGCTCACCGTGCGGCGGCTCGACGAGGCGGTGCTGCGCATCCTGAGGCTGAAGGAACGGCTGGGCCTGTTCGACGATCCGTACACCGCCCCGGACGCAGTCGCCCGGACCGTCGGCGCCCCGGAGCACCTCACGGCGGCCGACCTGCTCGCCGAGCGCACGACGACGCTTATCGTCAACGAGGGCGACGAGGGCGACGAGGGCCGCACGGGGGGCGTGCTCCCGCTGTCGCCCCGCACCCACCCCTCGCTGCTGGTCGTCGGCGCCGATCCCGCCTCGCCCACCGGCACCACGGGTCCGCCCACCGGCGTCCTGGCCGCCGCCCTCGCCGCACAGGGCTTCCGCACGACGACGCTGCCCACCGGCACGGACCCCTCCGCCGAGACGATCGCGCAGGCGGTCGCGGCGGCGGACGGCGTGGCCGCCGTGGTGGTCGCGACCTACAACGTCACGGCGGACAGCGCGCAGAAGACGCTGGTCGAGCGGTTGTCGGCGACCGGTCGGCCGGTGATCGCGGTGGCGGTCCGCAACCCCTACGACGTGGCACACCTGCCGTCCGTCACGGCGTGCCTGGCGACGTACTGCTGGACCGACGTCGAACTGCGGGCCGCCGCACGCGTCATCACCGGAACGGTCCGGCCACAGGGGAAGCTGCCCGCGCCCGTGCAGCGCGCGGACGACCCGGCGCGCGTGCTGTACCCGATCGGGCACGGCCTGACGTAG
- a CDS encoding S28 family serine protease, with product MRKALRWLLALTVLIGTLSTAGAATAAPTPEATDIKDRLLAVPGISLIEEKPYPGYRFFVLNFTQPVDHRHPSKGTFQQRITVLHKDVSRPTVFYTGGYNVSTSPGRREPTQIVDGNQVSLEYRYFTPSRPAPADWSKLDVWQAASDQHRVFAALKKIYPENWISTGGSKGGMTATYYERFYPRDMDGVVAYVAPNDVVNDEDSAYDRFFASVGTKECRDRLNAVQREALVRREPLERRYAADAAENGYTFTTVGSLDRAYEAVVLDYVWGFWQYSLLSDCGSIPADAANATDDEIWSSVDAVSGFSAYADQGLATYTPYYYQAGTQLGAPTIRFPHIEKRYIRYGYQPPRNFVPRDIPMRFQPGAMRDVDTWVRHNARHMLFVYGQNDPWGSERFRLGKGAKDSYVFTAPGLNHGANVAGLVADQKALATARILDWAGVPAPAVSQARPLAKFDAKLDVRDVEREPALRP from the coding sequence ATGCGCAAGGCGCTCAGATGGCTGCTCGCGCTCACGGTGCTCATAGGCACGCTGAGCACGGCGGGAGCGGCGACCGCCGCCCCCACGCCGGAGGCCACCGACATCAAGGACCGGCTGCTCGCGGTCCCGGGCATCAGCCTGATCGAAGAGAAGCCGTACCCGGGATATCGCTTCTTCGTCCTGAACTTCACCCAGCCGGTGGACCACCGGCACCCCTCCAAGGGCACCTTCCAGCAGCGCATCACGGTGCTGCACAAGGACGTCAGCCGCCCGACGGTGTTCTACACCGGCGGCTACAACGTCTCCACCAGCCCCGGCCGCCGCGAGCCCACCCAGATCGTGGACGGCAACCAGGTCTCCCTGGAGTACCGCTACTTCACCCCGTCCCGTCCGGCCCCCGCCGACTGGTCCAAGCTGGACGTCTGGCAGGCCGCCAGCGACCAGCACCGCGTCTTCGCCGCGCTGAAGAAGATCTACCCGGAGAACTGGATCTCCACGGGCGGCTCCAAGGGCGGCATGACGGCGACCTACTACGAGCGCTTCTACCCGCGGGACATGGACGGCGTGGTCGCCTACGTCGCCCCCAACGACGTCGTCAACGACGAGGACTCGGCCTACGACCGCTTCTTCGCCTCCGTCGGCACCAAGGAGTGCCGCGACCGGCTGAACGCCGTCCAGCGCGAGGCGCTGGTGCGTCGGGAGCCCCTGGAGCGCAGGTACGCGGCGGACGCGGCGGAGAACGGCTACACCTTCACCACCGTCGGCAGCCTGGACCGCGCCTACGAGGCCGTCGTCCTCGACTACGTGTGGGGCTTCTGGCAGTACAGCCTGCTCTCCGACTGCGGGTCGATCCCGGCGGACGCGGCCAACGCGACCGACGACGAGATCTGGAGCTCGGTCGACGCCGTCTCCGGCTTCTCCGCGTACGCCGACCAGGGCCTCGCCACGTACACGCCGTACTACTACCAGGCGGGCACCCAGCTCGGCGCCCCCACCATCCGCTTCCCGCACATCGAGAAGCGGTACATCCGCTACGGCTACCAGCCGCCGCGCAACTTCGTGCCCCGCGACATCCCGATGCGGTTCCAGCCGGGGGCGATGCGGGACGTCGACACGTGGGTGCGGCACAACGCCCGCCACATGCTCTTCGTCTACGGCCAGAACGACCCGTGGGGCTCGGAGCGGTTCCGGCTCGGCAAGGGCGCGAAGGACAGCTACGTCTTCACCGCCCCCGGCCTGAACCACGGCGCGAACGTGGCCGGCCTGGTCGCGGACCAGAAAGCGCTGGCCACGGCCCGCATCCTGGACTGGGCGGGCGTCCCGGCGCCGGCGGTGTCCCAGGCCAGGCCGCTCGCGAAGTTCGACGCGAAGCTGGACGTGCGCGACGTGGAACGAGAGCCCGCACTGCGCCCGTGA